The following coding sequences are from one Deltaproteobacteria bacterium window:
- a CDS encoding ATP-binding cassette domain-containing protein → MGLHVHLRKRLPHFDLRLDLFCPRGSVTAIVGPSGAGKSTLIRLVAGLDTPDWGRVELNGRVLFDQAAGVDLPTRVRRIGMVFQDYPLFGHLNVAKNVGFSCADSARVDALLTRFGIQHLARRKPTAISGGERQRAAMCQALARDPDILLLDEPFSALDAPTRADLRRELPLQARSLNIPVVLVTHDLHEAVEIGDAIVPVADGHHAPDWLRDVQAARDRLVRVPFSPRSRICA, encoded by the coding sequence TTTGATCTTCGATTGGATCTGTTCTGTCCGCGTGGGAGCGTGACGGCCATTGTCGGACCGTCCGGAGCGGGCAAAAGTACCCTCATCCGTCTTGTTGCCGGGCTGGACACGCCGGACTGGGGCCGCGTGGAGTTGAATGGCCGGGTGCTCTTCGATCAGGCCGCCGGCGTCGATCTGCCAACCCGCGTTCGACGGATCGGCATGGTTTTTCAGGATTATCCTCTTTTTGGGCATTTGAATGTGGCGAAAAACGTGGGTTTTTCCTGCGCCGATTCCGCCAGGGTGGATGCCCTGCTGACTCGTTTTGGCATCCAGCATCTGGCCCGGCGCAAGCCCACGGCTATTTCCGGCGGCGAGCGCCAGCGCGCGGCCATGTGCCAAGCCCTGGCCCGGGACCCGGACATTTTGCTTCTCGACGAGCCTTTTTCCGCCCTGGACGCGCCGACACGGGCGGATCTTCGGCGGGAGCTGCCGCTTCAGGCCAGAAGCTTGAATATTCCCGTGGTGCTCGTCACCCACGATCTGCACGAAGCGGTCGAAATTGGCGACGCCATCGTTCCCGTGGCCGATGGCCATCACGCCCCGGACTGGCTGCGGGACGTGCAGGCTGCCCGGGATCGTTTGGTGCGTGTTCCCTTTTCCCCTCGTTCCCGCATTTGCGCGTGA
- the modA gene encoding molybdate ABC transporter substrate-binding protein, with protein sequence MKRCFPMVVALAFLIVAAPAMAVDSLFIASGAGYKVVVEALARAFTEESGVAVERIHGNMAQIMGQARNSGKVDLLIGEESFLAGSPLPLAASTPLGMGRLVLAWPKAKPEPRGLDVPEVERVAIPDPKKAIYGKAAMEYLERSGQLAALKDKLLVVGTVPQVFAYLSTAEVDAGFLNLTQALAAADHLGGYRVLENELYTPIAIECFQLKTAPNPKAAKDFARFLESGTARSILVAHGL encoded by the coding sequence ATGAAACGCTGTTTTCCGATGGTGGTCGCCCTTGCTTTTTTGATCGTGGCCGCGCCGGCCATGGCCGTGGATTCGTTGTTCATCGCTTCTGGCGCGGGCTATAAGGTCGTCGTCGAAGCCCTGGCCAGGGCCTTTACCGAAGAGTCCGGCGTGGCCGTGGAGCGTATCCACGGCAACATGGCCCAGATCATGGGCCAGGCGCGCAACAGCGGCAAGGTCGATCTGTTGATCGGCGAGGAAAGTTTTCTGGCCGGCTCGCCCCTGCCCCTGGCCGCGTCCACGCCCTTGGGAATGGGTCGTCTTGTCCTGGCCTGGCCCAAGGCTAAACCCGAGCCGCGTGGGCTCGACGTTCCCGAGGTCGAGCGCGTCGCCATTCCGGACCCGAAAAAAGCCATCTACGGCAAGGCGGCCATGGAATATCTGGAACGAAGCGGGCAGTTGGCGGCGCTCAAGGACAAACTTCTGGTGGTGGGCACGGTGCCCCAGGTTTTCGCCTACCTCTCGACGGCCGAAGTGGACGCCGGGTTCCTTAACCTGACCCAGGCCCTGGCCGCAGCGGATCATTTGGGCGGGTACCGCGTGCTGGAGAACGAGTTGTACACGCCCATCGCCATTGAATGTTTCCAGCTCAAGACTGCTCCCAATCCCAAGGCGGCCAAGGATTTCGCCCGCTTTCTCGAGAGCGGGACGGCCCGCTCCATCCTCGTCGCGCACGGTCTATGA